From a region of the Paenibacillus sp. FSL R10-2734 genome:
- a CDS encoding D-alanyl-D-alanine carboxypeptidase family protein: MKRRIVVWSIAAVLVVVLIAVWRPSELGFKPNIDAESAVLLDMDSGDIWVDINGDVPMPPASVSKLMTEMIVLDQISSGMLKWEDKVPISAYASQMGGTNLSLKRGEFYTIRELFEGIAIYSANDAAVALAEYMAGSEASFVLMMNDKARSLGLSSSTIFTNATGLSGKDLGFIRPNMHISGETMMTARDTAKLAAALIYHHPDILNISSRTQMHLKDKGLYVSNSNYMLPAMGGIYAYEGTDGLKTGHDNQAGFCIAGSAQRDGHRLIAVVMGAKTYESRFEGAAKLFDYGFFRGLQYGDRVKHMLQPLGIGN; encoded by the coding sequence ATGAAGAGACGGATAGTAGTGTGGTCAATTGCAGCAGTTTTAGTCGTTGTTTTGATTGCCGTGTGGAGGCCAAGTGAGCTTGGTTTTAAACCTAATATTGACGCGGAATCAGCAGTACTTCTCGATATGGATAGTGGAGATATATGGGTGGATATAAATGGCGATGTACCCATGCCACCGGCCAGTGTGTCTAAATTAATGACCGAAATGATCGTGCTGGATCAGATCTCCTCCGGAATGCTTAAATGGGAGGATAAAGTTCCAATTAGTGCGTACGCGAGTCAAATGGGTGGCACCAATCTTTCTTTGAAGCGGGGAGAATTTTATACCATAAGAGAATTATTTGAAGGAATCGCCATATATTCTGCCAACGACGCTGCTGTTGCATTGGCAGAATATATGGCTGGTTCAGAGGCTTCTTTTGTGCTAATGATGAACGACAAGGCACGCAGTCTCGGCTTATCGTCCAGCACAATATTTACTAACGCAACGGGACTATCAGGCAAGGATCTTGGCTTCATTCGTCCAAATATGCATATTAGCGGTGAGACAATGATGACAGCTCGAGATACCGCCAAATTGGCTGCCGCACTAATCTATCATCATCCGGATATTCTGAATATTTCTAGCCGTACACAAATGCATTTGAAGGATAAAGGTCTATATGTAAGTAACAGCAATTATATGCTTCCAGCTATGGGCGGTATTTACGCTTATGAGGGTACAGATGGTTTGAAGACTGGGCATGATAATCAGGCGGGATTCTGCATTGCAGGCTCGGCTCAGCGGGATGGTCATAGGCTTATTGCTGTCGTTATGGGGGCAAAAACTTATGAGAGCCGATTTGAAGGTGCAGCAAAATTGTTTGATTATGGATTTTTCCGCGGTTTACAATACGGAGATAGGGTTAAACATATGTTACAGCCGCTCGGAATTGGGAACTAA
- the ssb gene encoding single-stranded DNA-binding protein — protein sequence MLNRIILIGRLTRDPELRYTPAGVAVTQFTLAVDRNFTGQNGEREADFIPVVTWRQLAETCANYLRKGRLTAVEGRIQVRNYENNEGKRVYVTEVIADNVRFLESSQSREGGNTSSGASSMPEEPAYGGGGNAGRGNNNNNFSRNNNTQDPFSGDGKPIDISDDDLPF from the coding sequence TTGTTGAACCGTATCATTTTGATCGGACGGTTGACCCGTGACCCGGAACTTCGTTATACTCCCGCTGGTGTTGCCGTAACGCAATTTACGCTAGCCGTAGATCGTAACTTTACGGGCCAGAACGGTGAACGTGAGGCAGACTTCATCCCGGTTGTTACCTGGAGACAGCTAGCAGAAACCTGTGCCAATTATTTGCGCAAAGGTCGTCTGACAGCAGTGGAAGGACGCATCCAAGTGCGGAATTATGAGAATAACGAAGGCAAACGTGTATACGTAACTGAAGTTATTGCTGATAATGTTCGTTTCCTGGAATCTTCACAGAGCCGTGAAGGTGGAAATACTTCAAGTGGTGCAAGTAGTATGCCTGAAGAGCCAGCATATGGTGGCGGTGGTAACGCTGGACGCGGAAATAACAACAATAATTTCTCGCGTAACAACAATACTCAAGATCCTTTTTCGGGCGATGGTAAACCGATTGATATATCGGATGATGATTTGCCATTTTAA
- a CDS encoding MazG-like family protein → MPKDLDVAKRAKVIEWLKTEVIDQVSRLFKALWEGSTTRVGDSLASLIMSSYILGRRLGIPYRQLDDLLLEKLRKHKQEGHQLEEWYQDISALEEHMRKR, encoded by the coding sequence GTGCCGAAGGATTTGGATGTAGCTAAGCGCGCTAAGGTAATTGAATGGTTAAAAACGGAAGTGATTGACCAAGTTTCAAGGTTATTTAAAGCGTTATGGGAAGGAAGTACAACCCGTGTGGGCGACAGCCTGGCTAGTCTGATTATGAGCTCTTATATACTGGGCCGCAGACTAGGGATTCCCTATCGTCAATTAGATGACTTGCTACTCGAAAAGCTCAGAAAGCATAAGCAAGAAGGGCATCAATTGGAAGAATGGTATCAAGATATATCTGCTTTAGAAGAACATATGCGTAAGAGGTGA
- a CDS encoding mechanosensitive ion channel family protein, giving the protein MNRWILETTTSDDVVKDALRFKDKVWNWFTDADMWANVLFAGLRILIIFLLTRVIIKIVSNIIDRSLERKTGGRILSNTRRFTTVGELMKNVVTVICNFVMIMIVLSEFHFDLAPLLAGAGVLGLAVGFGAQSLVKDVITGFFIILEDQFAVGDVIQTGTYKGTVELIGLRTTRLLSATGEVFIIPNGLITNVTNYSLSNALAVVDVPVKMERSLEATLGLIGEALKGIEDRNSNVLAYPNVLGIQSMSTSEYVIRIAASCAPNARDAAERQIQNDIKQALEKQSMLEQAQAEEEARKKAEAEAKAEIDLIKTENALEVTESPNTRSRRQIAATQEGEEGEE; this is encoded by the coding sequence ATGAATAGGTGGATATTGGAGACTACTACTTCCGATGATGTTGTAAAAGATGCTTTGCGTTTTAAAGATAAGGTGTGGAATTGGTTTACCGATGCTGATATGTGGGCCAATGTCTTATTCGCGGGTCTGCGAATTCTTATTATTTTCCTCTTAACCAGGGTCATCATTAAAATTGTTTCTAATATTATTGATCGTTCGCTTGAGCGTAAAACCGGTGGCAGAATTCTCTCTAACACACGAAGGTTTACCACGGTAGGGGAATTGATGAAAAATGTAGTAACGGTTATCTGTAATTTTGTGATGATCATGATTGTTCTTTCAGAGTTTCACTTTGATTTGGCACCTTTGTTGGCTGGAGCGGGTGTGCTTGGTTTAGCGGTAGGTTTTGGGGCACAAAGTCTGGTGAAGGATGTTATTACCGGCTTCTTCATTATTTTGGAGGATCAATTTGCAGTGGGTGATGTGATTCAGACAGGTACTTATAAAGGAACTGTAGAATTAATCGGATTGCGAACAACAAGACTTCTTAGTGCTACCGGTGAGGTGTTTATTATCCCGAATGGCTTAATTACGAACGTGACCAACTATTCGCTTTCCAATGCTTTGGCTGTAGTTGATGTTCCGGTGAAAATGGAGCGCAGCTTAGAGGCTACACTTGGATTAATCGGAGAGGCGTTAAAAGGAATAGAAGATCGTAACTCCAATGTGCTTGCTTACCCTAATGTGCTCGGTATACAGTCCATGAGTACCTCGGAATATGTGATTCGTATAGCGGCCAGCTGTGCTCCTAATGCAAGAGATGCAGCGGAAAGACAAATTCAAAATGACATAAAACAGGCATTAGAGAAACAGAGCATGTTGGAACAGGCTCAAGCTGAAGAGGAAGCGCGTAAGAAAGCAGAAGCAGAGGCGAAGGCTGAAATAGATCTTATAAAGACAGAAAATGCACTGGAAGTGACAGAGTCGCCAAACACTAGATCAAGACGGCAAATCGCAGCTACACAAGAAGGAGAAGAGGGGGAAGAATAG
- a CDS encoding DUF2232 domain-containing protein, whose amino-acid sequence MKFRWSSVAWSVAYLLLLLSLTTPLLIVTTLFMIVPAVVLFTTLNTKQFVLHVLPVLLIVGLITPIYVLIAAYFLIPALVMGRWYKRHASAMSTVIAGTVTILGEFLLLLLLGTALFNFDLSNYVNDVLQMVNSPLSDLGTTNPLFTDLGFTTEDVNKLSHMTVQMIPMTLIVSSFIMAVITHSIVRPILNSMNYAVPKMKPAREWRLSRSFIWYYLIGVVLQLFFSGSENNYILMISANLLPLLRIGFMIQAIGFFFFLAHERKWNKMVAILLAIPVILLPPLRIIGIIDLAFPLRAYVTKSKR is encoded by the coding sequence TTGAAATTTCGCTGGTCATCTGTGGCTTGGAGCGTAGCATACTTACTTCTGCTGCTTAGTTTAACGACTCCATTGCTCATCGTCACTACCCTATTTATGATTGTTCCGGCAGTAGTGTTATTCACTACGCTGAACACCAAACAATTCGTTCTACACGTATTGCCTGTGTTGCTGATTGTTGGTCTGATTACACCTATTTATGTACTGATTGCGGCGTATTTTTTAATACCTGCTCTGGTTATGGGACGTTGGTATAAAAGACATGCCTCAGCAATGTCTACCGTGATTGCAGGTACGGTTACGATCCTTGGAGAATTTCTGCTACTCTTACTACTCGGTACGGCGTTATTTAATTTTGATCTGTCTAACTATGTGAACGATGTGCTACAAATGGTTAACTCGCCTCTGTCTGATCTCGGCACCACTAATCCACTGTTTACTGACCTTGGGTTTACGACTGAAGATGTAAACAAGCTAAGTCATATGACGGTTCAAATGATCCCAATGACTCTAATCGTAAGCTCTTTCATAATGGCTGTCATTACGCATTCTATTGTTCGTCCGATTCTGAACAGTATGAATTACGCAGTGCCTAAGATGAAGCCTGCACGTGAGTGGAGACTTTCGAGATCGTTTATTTGGTATTATTTGATTGGCGTGGTTCTTCAGCTCTTCTTCTCAGGATCGGAGAATAATTACATCCTAATGATTTCTGCCAATCTGCTGCCGTTGCTACGAATTGGCTTTATGATTCAGGCAATAGGATTTTTCTTCTTCCTGGCACATGAACGCAAATGGAACAAGATGGTTGCCATTCTGCTAGCAATACCGGTTATTTTGCTACCGCCGCTACGCATTATCGGTATTATTGATCTTGCTTTCCCATTGCGGGCGTATGTGACGAAATCGAAACGATAG
- a CDS encoding CBS domain-containing protein, whose product MNIAFFLLPKQEVACVTIDSTLRQTLERMEFHRYTAVPILNRNGEYAGTVTEGDLLWYMKESEGRVTFENASKFLLKDLPLRMNNRPVSIDADMEDLINLAKVQNFVPVVDDMNRFIGIVRRSQVIEYCEKFVSKQSQESL is encoded by the coding sequence ATGAATATTGCATTTTTTTTACTTCCGAAACAGGAAGTCGCTTGCGTAACGATCGATTCAACGCTGCGCCAAACGCTGGAGAGGATGGAGTTTCACCGTTATACTGCCGTTCCTATTCTGAATCGAAATGGAGAATATGCTGGAACGGTTACAGAGGGGGATCTGCTCTGGTATATGAAGGAATCCGAGGGTAGAGTTACTTTTGAGAATGCTTCAAAATTCTTGCTTAAAGATTTACCGTTAAGGATGAATAACAGACCTGTCTCGATTGATGCGGATATGGAAGATCTGATTAACCTGGCTAAGGTACAGAACTTTGTACCTGTGGTCGATGATATGAACCGTTTTATTGGCATTGTTCGCCGGAGTCAAGTCATAGAATATTGTGAGAAATTTGTATCAAAACAATCACAAGAGTCATTATAG
- the rpsR gene encoding 30S ribosomal protein S18: MAFKPREGADNDKRPARRGGRNKRKKVCFFTVNKITHIDYKDTELLKKFISERGKILPRRVTGTSAKYQRALTIAVKRSRQIALLPYTTE; encoded by the coding sequence ATGGCTTTTAAACCAAGAGAAGGCGCTGACAACGACAAAAGACCAGCACGTCGTGGTGGACGCAATAAGCGTAAAAAAGTTTGCTTTTTCACTGTGAACAAGATTACTCACATTGATTATAAAGATACCGAACTTCTTAAGAAGTTCATCAGCGAACGTGGTAAGATTTTGCCACGTCGTGTAACAGGTACTAGTGCAAAATACCAACGCGCTCTTACCATTGCTGTAAAACGCTCGCGTCAAATCGCGTTGCTTCCTTACACAACGGAATAG
- the opp4A gene encoding oligopeptide ABC transporter substrate-binding protein — MYNKKMCRLLLTLFVMATLLSACSRATSSNNSLSLQHNLVDNKPQAGGVVTYGFSSPFIGLFEPAFYEGEDDFHVLEFITEPMITVNDELLTVPNIASWQESDDHKVFTFKIKPGIRWHNGDELTVEDWKFAIETIASPDYTGSRYYSVEMIQGAEAYHKGEAKAISGLKVIDPYTLRITVTAARVNTIDNLWPYPMNKRYYTGVAVKDMPQSDQMRKSPIGIGPFEVEHIQPGDKVEMKRFDQYYKGKALLDGILYKAFDDKEVAKRFKQGEIDIEAAPRDAYDDLNKLENVNILQIAELGYEYIGFKFGHWDTKTEKIVMDNPKFEDKRLRQAMYYALDREGIIKTYSYGLAEPIETPISSTSWAKIPDTEINAYPYNPDKAKELLDEAGFLDLDGDGLREDPKGQKLTIHFDSMMGSQNSELRTEVILGDWRDVGLDVQLNGGALKDFDTFYDAVESDDPSIELFYGVWGLASDPDPTGLWRENDLWNYPRWSSERNEELIREGVSMKAYDREYRKEIYYEWQKLVNEEVPMIFFAERKTIIPVNKRLQGVRVNSISTIIDPYKWWIKEEDEK; from the coding sequence ATGTATAATAAGAAAATGTGCAGGTTGTTGCTTACGCTGTTCGTGATGGCTACCCTATTGTCAGCATGTAGTAGAGCAACTTCCAGTAATAATTCATTATCTTTACAACATAATTTGGTGGACAATAAGCCACAGGCTGGTGGAGTAGTTACTTATGGATTCTCCTCACCATTTATAGGCCTCTTTGAGCCTGCTTTTTATGAGGGTGAAGATGATTTTCATGTGCTGGAGTTTATTACTGAGCCGATGATTACTGTAAATGATGAATTATTAACGGTCCCTAATATCGCCTCTTGGCAGGAATCTGACGATCATAAAGTATTTACCTTTAAAATCAAACCGGGAATCCGTTGGCATAACGGTGATGAGTTAACGGTGGAGGATTGGAAATTTGCGATTGAGACTATCGCTAGTCCAGATTATACGGGTTCACGTTATTATAGTGTTGAAATGATTCAGGGTGCAGAGGCCTATCATAAGGGAGAAGCGAAGGCTATATCAGGCCTGAAGGTTATAGATCCTTATACTTTAAGAATAACGGTAACTGCTGCACGGGTAAATACAATCGATAATCTGTGGCCTTATCCAATGAATAAAAGATACTATACTGGAGTCGCCGTTAAAGATATGCCTCAGAGTGACCAGATGCGAAAATCCCCTATTGGTATTGGCCCCTTTGAAGTTGAACATATTCAGCCTGGTGATAAGGTAGAAATGAAACGTTTTGACCAATACTATAAAGGCAAGGCGCTATTGGATGGCATACTGTATAAGGCATTTGACGACAAGGAAGTGGCCAAACGATTTAAGCAAGGCGAAATTGATATAGAGGCAGCCCCTCGCGATGCTTATGATGACCTAAATAAACTGGAGAATGTAAACATTCTGCAAATCGCTGAGCTTGGCTATGAATATATAGGTTTTAAATTCGGACATTGGGATACGAAAACCGAGAAAATCGTAATGGATAATCCTAAATTTGAGGACAAAAGATTACGCCAAGCTATGTACTATGCTTTAGATCGTGAAGGGATCATTAAAACATATTCCTACGGTTTAGCCGAGCCTATAGAGACTCCAATATCTAGTACAAGCTGGGCGAAGATCCCTGATACTGAGATTAACGCTTATCCATATAATCCTGATAAGGCCAAGGAACTGCTTGATGAAGCTGGGTTTCTGGATCTTGACGGTGATGGATTACGGGAAGACCCAAAGGGCCAGAAGCTGACGATTCATTTTGATTCTATGATGGGGAGTCAAAACTCAGAGCTACGTACGGAGGTTATTCTAGGAGATTGGCGTGATGTTGGTCTCGACGTGCAGCTAAACGGTGGAGCATTAAAGGATTTCGATACCTTCTACGATGCTGTGGAATCTGACGATCCGTCTATCGAACTATTTTACGGAGTATGGGGGCTTGCGAGTGATCCTGATCCAACGGGTCTGTGGAGAGAAAATGATCTGTGGAACTACCCACGTTGGTCCTCGGAGCGAAATGAAGAGTTGATTCGTGAAGGCGTAAGTATGAAGGCATACGATAGGGAATATCGTAAAGAGATCTATTATGAGTGGCAGAAGCTGGTCAATGAAGAGGTACCAATGATCTTTTTTGCTGAAAGGAAAACCATTATCCCTGTAAATAAGCGTCTACAAGGCGTTCGTGTGAATTCTATAAGTACGATTATTGACCCTTATAAATGGTGGATTAAGGAAGAGGACGAAAAATAA
- the rpsF gene encoding 30S ribosomal protein S6, which translates to MRKYEVMYIIRPDIEQEAVQAAVDKFQGIISNGGEITKHEVQGKRRLAYEIKKFRDGVYVLVNFNAEPAVVTELERLMKISDEVIRYLITNDVA; encoded by the coding sequence ATGCGCAAATATGAAGTGATGTACATTATTCGTCCTGACATTGAACAAGAAGCCGTTCAAGCAGCAGTCGATAAATTCCAAGGCATCATCTCCAATGGCGGGGAAATTACAAAGCACGAAGTGCAAGGTAAACGCCGTCTTGCGTATGAGATCAAGAAATTCCGTGATGGCGTTTATGTTTTGGTTAACTTCAATGCAGAACCTGCAGTAGTTACTGAATTAGAACGTCTTATGAAGATTTCTGACGAAGTTATTCGTTATCTCATTACGAACGACGTTGCTTAA
- a CDS encoding LCP family protein, with protein sequence MKKSKMKKIKKRYIALIVLVVVIAGGFLFRNSLAVLAFDLFLSDRVESKLKEESYQPLKDENKVKPEPVVYKSDPFSIMLLGTDQRDNETARSDTMMYAVVRPEDYKILLISIPRDTYTEIIGHKDNKKDKITHAYAFGGQQMAKDSLEALLGHDIQYYATINFKGLKDAVDAIGGVPLPINKDIVNKGKDHEKFTIKAGKSLYNGQEALNYTRYREDSDFNRTKRQQVFIDVVANKMLSISQIGNIPKLLDIMGDNFKTDIEPSMIISLAKKFMTGKDMDISSFTVMGEGKRMDGIYYDIVDEEDLSEAKAMIDNWMNAATPVDQLIEPGKASSALEPKSTAVTQ encoded by the coding sequence ATGAAGAAATCAAAGATGAAAAAAATAAAGAAAAGATACATTGCACTCATTGTTCTTGTCGTTGTTATAGCGGGAGGATTTCTGTTTCGAAATTCCTTGGCGGTATTAGCTTTCGACCTCTTTTTGTCTGATCGGGTTGAAAGTAAGCTGAAGGAAGAATCTTACCAGCCGCTTAAGGATGAGAACAAGGTTAAGCCAGAGCCCGTTGTTTACAAGAGTGATCCGTTCTCAATTATGCTCCTGGGTACCGATCAACGCGATAATGAAACGGCACGTTCAGATACGATGATGTACGCTGTTGTTCGCCCTGAGGATTATAAGATCCTGCTTATCTCTATTCCGCGTGATACGTATACGGAAATTATAGGTCATAAGGATAATAAAAAGGATAAAATAACACATGCCTATGCTTTCGGGGGGCAACAAATGGCCAAGGATTCCCTAGAAGCGCTGCTCGGTCATGATATTCAATATTATGCCACGATTAATTTCAAAGGGCTCAAGGATGCTGTAGATGCTATTGGAGGCGTTCCGCTGCCAATTAATAAAGACATTGTGAACAAGGGCAAGGATCACGAAAAGTTTACAATTAAAGCGGGAAAGTCGCTTTATAACGGGCAAGAAGCACTTAACTACACGCGTTATCGTGAGGATAGTGACTTTAACCGTACCAAGCGTCAACAGGTTTTTATTGATGTTGTAGCTAATAAAATGTTATCGATTAGCCAAATCGGTAATATTCCGAAGTTGCTGGATATTATGGGGGATAATTTCAAAACCGATATAGAGCCTTCTATGATCATTAGTTTGGCCAAAAAATTCATGACCGGAAAAGACATGGATATCTCAAGCTTCACAGTTATGGGTGAAGGTAAACGTATGGATGGAATTTATTACGATATCGTCGATGAAGAGGATCTGAGTGAAGCTAAGGCGATGATTGACAACTGGATGAATGCAGCAACACCTGTAGATCAACTAATTGAGCCAGGAAAAGCAAGTAGTGCACTGGAACCTAAATCAACAGCAGTTACGCAATAA
- a CDS encoding DUF951 domain-containing protein, with amino-acid sequence MERKVFQLGDVVQMKKQHPCGSNEMEIIRMGMDIRIKCTGCQHSVLIPRAKFEKNMKKVLRSTQGNTDNN; translated from the coding sequence GTGGAACGTAAAGTTTTTCAGCTTGGCGATGTAGTGCAGATGAAGAAGCAGCATCCTTGTGGATCTAATGAAATGGAAATTATTCGCATGGGGATGGATATCCGAATTAAATGTACAGGCTGTCAGCATAGTGTTCTAATTCCCCGTGCTAAATTCGAGAAGAATATGAAGAAGGTACTGCGCTCTACGCAGGGAAATACAGACAATAATTAA
- a CDS encoding YjzC family protein produces the protein MGEKTEYEEGDKAPNPGMYTEVGEARSFHTEISNPQHIKMEKGDTFPETTNKNRKWKKVEKARVH, from the coding sequence ATGGGTGAGAAGACGGAATATGAAGAAGGCGACAAAGCCCCCAATCCGGGCATGTACACAGAGGTAGGCGAAGCGCGAAGCTTCCATACTGAAATTTCGAATCCACAGCACATCAAGATGGAAAAAGGGGACACCTTCCCAGAGACCACCAACAAAAATCGAAAGTGGAAAAAGGTTGAAAAGGCACGTGTACATTAA
- a CDS encoding DNA mismatch repair protein MutS — MNLQSLNTLEYEIIKTELGRHAVSYVGKNAVEELMPMTSLPMIQRAMEETSEAKELLERGSSIPIPSLEGIEWIMSLMGTGYLYSEQDFTAVATFLKSCSQLRKYMASKEQSAPQIAAYASSLLELNHVREAIDRCIRFGAIDDGASKGLERVRKRIGVAKERLHKKIEGIMSRHQSILQENIYSQRGGRYVIPVKREYHKQIKGSVLDQSTSGQTVFIEPDEIAALQIELDLLLGEEAREEAVILSMLTSLVEQEQTALRLNIEVTGTYDFIFAKAKYARTLGATAVTLNNRGFLRMNGGRHPMLKGMIPISLEIGKGYKSLIITGPNTGGKTVVLKTLGLLTIMAQSGLLIPVEEGSEFTVFTDVISVIGDGQSLAQSLSTFSAQMKSIEGMLRDASKGVLLLIDELAAGTDPGEGIALSIAILEELSRKGANIIVTTHFNELKAFAAATTGFQNARMEFDKETLQPLYRLTIGEAGESYALQIAKKLGIQEDVIKRSWQIVEAQQQKLQKGSGEAWGSIFSKDGDQGNAALTAEEHENKEEEATESIRSKEKLPSFEIGDAVVVTSLGRIGVVYEKKDNLGMVGVMIQKQKMKINHKRLKPYLSKEELYPEEYDFDIIFESKDTRKKRKLMQRKHVEGLKITYKDNE; from the coding sequence GTGAACTTACAAAGTCTGAACACACTGGAATACGAGATCATTAAAACCGAACTTGGGCGTCACGCAGTATCTTATGTGGGGAAGAATGCTGTAGAAGAGCTTATGCCGATGACAAGTTTGCCGATGATTCAAAGAGCTATGGAGGAAACTTCTGAAGCTAAAGAACTGCTGGAACGAGGATCAAGCATACCTATTCCTTCATTAGAAGGCATTGAGTGGATCATGTCATTAATGGGAACTGGATATTTGTACAGTGAACAAGACTTCACTGCGGTTGCTACATTTCTTAAGAGCTGTAGTCAACTGCGCAAGTATATGGCCTCTAAAGAACAAAGTGCTCCACAGATTGCTGCATATGCCTCTTCGCTGCTGGAATTAAATCATGTGAGGGAAGCTATTGATCGCTGCATTCGTTTTGGTGCGATTGATGATGGGGCTAGTAAGGGGCTAGAGAGGGTTCGTAAACGGATAGGGGTGGCTAAAGAACGTCTTCATAAAAAAATCGAGGGGATAATGTCACGCCATCAATCGATTCTACAGGAGAATATTTATAGTCAGCGAGGTGGACGTTACGTTATTCCAGTAAAACGGGAATATCATAAGCAAATAAAGGGATCAGTGCTGGATCAATCCACTAGTGGACAGACGGTGTTTATCGAACCTGACGAGATTGCCGCCCTCCAGATTGAGCTTGATTTGCTATTAGGAGAAGAGGCGCGAGAAGAAGCTGTAATCCTCAGCATGCTTACGAGCTTGGTAGAACAGGAGCAGACTGCACTACGCCTTAATATTGAGGTTACGGGTACGTATGATTTCATTTTTGCCAAAGCTAAATATGCACGAACACTCGGAGCAACTGCTGTTACTTTGAATAATAGAGGTTTTCTAAGGATGAACGGAGGCAGACATCCTATGCTGAAGGGCATGATTCCGATCAGTCTGGAGATTGGTAAGGGCTATAAATCCCTTATCATTACAGGCCCGAATACGGGCGGGAAAACGGTGGTTCTCAAGACACTGGGGCTGCTGACAATCATGGCTCAATCTGGACTGTTGATTCCGGTCGAGGAGGGGAGCGAGTTTACTGTTTTTACGGATGTGATTAGTGTAATCGGTGACGGACAAAGTCTGGCACAATCACTTAGTACGTTCTCGGCGCAAATGAAGAGTATTGAGGGAATGCTGAGAGATGCTTCTAAAGGGGTGTTGCTGCTCATTGACGAGCTGGCGGCTGGTACTGACCCAGGAGAAGGTATAGCGCTCTCTATCGCGATTCTAGAAGAACTGAGCCGTAAAGGGGCAAATATTATTGTTACCACACATTTTAATGAGCTAAAAGCTTTTGCAGCCGCAACGACTGGCTTTCAAAACGCACGCATGGAGTTCGATAAAGAGACTTTGCAGCCGTTATACCGCCTTACTATAGGGGAAGCGGGGGAGAGTTATGCATTGCAAATCGCTAAGAAGCTGGGTATTCAGGAAGATGTTATAAAGCGATCGTGGCAGATTGTAGAGGCTCAGCAGCAAAAGCTGCAGAAAGGTAGCGGCGAGGCATGGGGAAGTATTTTTAGCAAAGATGGAGATCAAGGGAATGCTGCACTTACAGCAGAGGAACATGAGAACAAAGAAGAAGAGGCTACTGAATCCATCCGCAGCAAGGAGAAGCTGCCCTCATTTGAAATTGGTGATGCTGTCGTTGTAACTTCACTGGGGCGGATAGGAGTCGTATATGAGAAGAAAGATAACTTAGGAATGGTCGGAGTGATGATCCAAAAGCAAAAAATGAAAATTAACCATAAGCGATTGAAGCCTTACCTTTCAAAAGAAGAGCTGTATCCGGAGGAATATGACTTTGATATTATTTTTGAGAGTAAGGATACTCGTAAAAAGCGAAAATTGATGCAGCGTAAACATGTTGAAGGTCTGAAGATCACGTATAAGGATAATGAATAA